Proteins from a single region of Candidatus Amarolinea dominans:
- a CDS encoding response regulator transcription factor encodes MTKIKLLLVDDHEIVRAGLRMLFMAEPGVEIVGEASNGAEALAAVARCRPDIVLMDAAMPDMNGMEATRRIKEAFPDVAVLALTMHEDERYFFAMLDAGASGYVPKRAAPDELMSAIQTVSQGDVFIHPSLARLLVNDFLQRSAAGRGDSLDELTAREREVLVLIADGFSNKEIAERLVLSVKTVDRHRENIMRKLNLHTRVELTRYAMEKGVA; translated from the coding sequence ATGACTAAGATCAAACTGCTACTCGTAGACGATCACGAGATCGTGCGGGCCGGCCTGCGTATGTTGTTCATGGCCGAGCCAGGCGTTGAAATTGTGGGCGAGGCCAGTAACGGCGCGGAAGCCCTGGCCGCGGTGGCCCGCTGCCGGCCCGACATTGTGCTGATGGACGCGGCCATGCCGGACATGAACGGGATGGAGGCCACGCGGCGCATCAAGGAGGCCTTTCCCGACGTGGCGGTGCTGGCGCTCACCATGCACGAAGATGAGCGCTACTTTTTTGCCATGCTCGACGCCGGCGCGTCCGGCTACGTGCCCAAGCGCGCCGCGCCCGATGAGTTGATGTCGGCCATTCAAACGGTCAGTCAGGGCGATGTCTTCATTCACCCCTCATTGGCCCGGCTGCTGGTCAACGATTTCTTACAGCGTTCCGCGGCCGGCCGCGGCGACAGCCTGGACGAACTCACCGCGCGTGAACGGGAGGTCCTGGTTCTGATCGCCGACGGTTTTTCCAACAAGGAGATCGCCGAGCGCCTGGTCCTCAGCGTCAAGACCGTGGACCGGCACCGCGAGAACATCATGCGCAAGCTCAACCTGCACACGCGCGTGGAGTTGACGCGCTACGCGATGGAGAAGGGGGTGGCGTAA
- a CDS encoding dynamin family protein, producing MLRNLLDQQQADLLQKERALLEDLRVTLARLDATPEDQRRLALTLRQLEELFLLVIVGEFNAGKSAFINALLGQKLLAEGVTPTTNRINVLRYGAEQSQTLREEDVLVLTLPVAWLQEINVVDTPGTNAVIQRHQEITEDFVPRSDLVLFITSADRPFSESERTFLSRIRDWGKKVVIVINKIDIFEQEDDIQQITQFVEDNAQTLLGVRPQIFPVSARLAQKAKTVTGVERTALWQASRFGPLEEFILSTLDQRQRVRLKLENPLGVAARLQEQYQATTQARITLLTEDFRTIDTIDSQLGAYEEDMRHDFKYQLSHVDNVLHEMSARGMEFFDDTVRVARVFDLVNTSKVKGEFEEKVIANAVQEIETQVGELIDWLVERDFKQWQGVMDYLNRRAEQHQDRIVGQLGGQFEFNRRELLASVGRAAREVVAGYDRIGEARQLADSVQMAVAQTAIAEVGALGLGTVLVVILHTTLADVSGVLAAGAVAALGLYILPTRRRKAKADLKTKMETLRGNLAASLSTEFEQELSRSVRRIREAMAPYTRFVRSERTKLSEIESHLLQAASDLRALRAQVQEL from the coding sequence ATGTTACGCAACCTGCTCGATCAACAACAAGCCGACCTGCTGCAAAAGGAGCGGGCGCTGCTCGAAGACCTGCGCGTCACCCTGGCACGCCTGGATGCCACGCCAGAAGATCAGCGGCGTCTGGCGCTGACCCTGCGCCAGTTGGAAGAGCTTTTCCTGCTGGTCATCGTGGGTGAATTCAACGCCGGCAAGTCGGCTTTCATCAATGCCTTGCTGGGGCAGAAACTGCTGGCCGAAGGAGTGACGCCGACCACCAATCGCATCAATGTCCTGCGCTATGGCGCCGAGCAGTCCCAAACCCTGCGCGAGGAAGATGTGCTGGTGTTGACCCTGCCGGTCGCCTGGCTGCAGGAGATCAACGTCGTGGATACGCCCGGCACCAACGCGGTCATCCAGCGCCACCAGGAGATCACCGAGGACTTCGTGCCGCGCAGCGACCTGGTGCTCTTCATCACCTCGGCCGACCGTCCCTTTTCCGAATCGGAGCGCACATTCTTGAGCCGCATCCGTGACTGGGGCAAGAAAGTGGTGATCGTCATCAACAAGATTGATATCTTCGAGCAAGAGGATGACATTCAGCAGATTACGCAGTTCGTCGAGGACAACGCGCAGACGCTGCTGGGCGTGCGGCCGCAAATCTTCCCGGTGTCGGCCCGCCTGGCGCAGAAGGCCAAGACCGTGACCGGCGTCGAGCGCACGGCGCTGTGGCAGGCCAGCCGCTTCGGTCCGCTGGAAGAGTTCATCCTGAGCACGCTCGATCAGCGCCAGCGTGTGCGCCTCAAGCTGGAAAACCCCCTGGGCGTGGCCGCGCGCCTGCAGGAGCAGTACCAGGCCACGACGCAGGCGCGCATCACCCTGCTGACCGAGGACTTCCGCACGATTGACACGATTGACAGCCAGTTGGGCGCGTACGAAGAGGACATGCGTCACGACTTCAAGTATCAACTGAGCCACGTGGACAACGTGCTGCACGAAATGTCGGCGCGGGGCATGGAGTTCTTCGACGACACCGTGCGCGTGGCGCGCGTGTTCGATCTAGTCAACACCAGCAAGGTCAAAGGCGAGTTCGAGGAGAAGGTCATCGCCAACGCCGTGCAAGAGATCGAGACGCAGGTCGGCGAGCTGATTGATTGGCTGGTCGAGCGCGACTTCAAGCAGTGGCAGGGTGTAATGGACTATCTCAATCGCCGCGCCGAACAGCACCAGGATCGCATCGTTGGGCAACTGGGCGGCCAGTTCGAGTTCAATCGGCGCGAGCTGTTGGCCTCGGTGGGACGCGCCGCCCGTGAGGTGGTGGCCGGCTATGACAGGATCGGCGAGGCGCGACAACTGGCCGATTCGGTGCAGATGGCGGTCGCGCAAACGGCCATTGCCGAGGTGGGCGCGCTGGGGTTGGGCACGGTGTTGGTGGTGATTCTGCACACCACGCTGGCCGATGTCAGCGGCGTGCTGGCCGCGGGGGCTGTGGCTGCGCTTGGGCTTTACATCTTGCCCACGCGACGGCGCAAAGCCAAGGCCGACCTCAAAACGAAGATGGAAACCTTGCGCGGTAATCTGGCTGCTTCCTTGAGCACCGAGTTCGAGCAAGAACTGAGCCGTTCCGTGCGCCGCATTCGCGAGGCCATGGCGCCCTACACGCGCTTCGTGCGCAGCGAGCGCACCAAGTTGAGCGAGATCGAAAGCCATCTCCTGCAAGCGGCCTCTGACCTGCGTGCCTTGCGCGCGCAGGTGCAGGAGCTGTGA
- a CDS encoding CapA family protein, which produces MKSSRHQLLFGLLAVGLLALGVVLIRTPGARLAAAPTPVVSQPTAAPASTATPLPPTAAPPTSTPAPTSTPSPTPTPTVITLALDLSAPAGLRAVIADWAATQGMVLVTDTVTATLSVGPRAGDQAILLAEQVYAAADWFATLRSGISSAALQALWQGQPTDDGLQVLLVSEETAAALTGLWGTPGSTVAVVTPADLLTRLWRDKTALALVPFDALTPQMTNLLVDDMNVLARDLALDRYPLVVRTWASGDSGLAQALAQTMHLPLRNRDPARLTSLVMTGVTAMARNTAYAIEQRGDPAFPARQIAEVLSAADITHISNEIPFYVGCEARPIRNLLVLCSKPAYMAAIKLVGTDIIGLTGNHMLDYDIEPFLYTLDLYDQEGLPYYGGGRTDVEASRPLTITDHGNKLAFLGANSFGPEWNWADSKSPGARRYDPAAMAQSIRDIRAWTDIVLVEYQAEETYEYEPSFNNQAQFRATLAAGADIVTGVQAHQPQAVEFSQDGRGIILYGLGNLFFDQMFAENVRQGLIPRHTIYEGRLLQTELLTTILEDYAQPRWATAAERERILKLVFGASGFK; this is translated from the coding sequence ATGAAATCATCTCGCCATCAACTTCTGTTCGGCCTGCTGGCCGTTGGCTTACTCGCCCTGGGCGTCGTCTTGATACGAACGCCCGGCGCCCGCCTGGCCGCTGCACCCACTCCCGTTGTCAGCCAACCGACCGCCGCGCCGGCCAGTACGGCCACGCCCCTGCCCCCCACCGCGGCGCCGCCCACGTCCACGCCTGCGCCGACCTCCACGCCATCCCCCACGCCCACGCCAACGGTCATCACCCTGGCGCTGGATCTCAGCGCGCCGGCCGGCCTGCGCGCCGTCATCGCAGACTGGGCCGCGACGCAGGGCATGGTCCTCGTCACAGACACCGTTACAGCCACGCTCAGCGTTGGCCCCCGCGCCGGCGACCAGGCCATTCTGCTGGCTGAACAGGTCTACGCGGCCGCCGATTGGTTCGCCACGCTGCGCAGCGGCATCTCCAGCGCCGCGCTGCAAGCCTTGTGGCAGGGCCAGCCCACCGACGACGGCCTGCAGGTGCTGCTGGTGAGCGAAGAGACGGCCGCCGCCTTGACCGGGCTGTGGGGCACACCGGGGTCAACCGTAGCGGTGGTCACGCCGGCCGATCTCCTGACGCGTCTGTGGAGGGACAAGACCGCGCTGGCTCTGGTTCCCTTCGATGCGCTCACGCCGCAGATGACCAATCTGCTGGTAGACGACATGAATGTGCTGGCGCGCGACCTGGCGCTCGATCGCTACCCGTTGGTGGTGCGCACCTGGGCCAGCGGGGACTCCGGCCTGGCGCAGGCGCTGGCGCAGACCATGCACCTGCCGCTGCGCAATCGCGACCCGGCGCGGCTCACCAGCCTGGTGATGACCGGCGTGACGGCCATGGCGCGCAACACCGCCTATGCCATCGAGCAGCGCGGGGACCCGGCCTTCCCGGCGCGCCAGATCGCCGAGGTGCTGAGCGCCGCGGACATCACGCACATCAGCAACGAAATTCCCTTCTACGTGGGCTGCGAGGCCCGGCCCATCAGGAACCTGCTGGTGCTGTGCAGCAAGCCCGCGTATATGGCCGCGATCAAGCTGGTGGGCACGGACATCATCGGCCTGACCGGCAACCACATGCTGGACTACGACATCGAGCCATTCCTGTACACCCTCGACCTGTACGACCAGGAGGGGCTGCCCTACTACGGCGGCGGCCGCACCGATGTGGAAGCCAGCCGGCCCTTGACCATCACCGATCACGGCAACAAGCTGGCCTTCCTGGGCGCCAACAGCTTTGGGCCGGAGTGGAACTGGGCCGACAGCAAATCGCCCGGCGCGCGGCGCTACGATCCCGCCGCGATGGCGCAGTCCATCCGCGACATCCGCGCCTGGACCGATATCGTACTGGTGGAATACCAGGCCGAAGAAACTTACGAGTACGAGCCGAGTTTCAACAACCAGGCGCAGTTCCGCGCCACGTTGGCCGCGGGCGCGGACATCGTCACCGGCGTGCAGGCCCATCAGCCGCAGGCCGTCGAATTCAGTCAGGATGGCCGCGGGATCATCCTCTACGGCCTGGGCAACCTGTTCTTCGACCAGATGTTTGCCGAGAACGTGCGCCAGGGCTTGATCCCGCGCCACACGATCTACGAGGGGCGTCTGCTGCAAACCGAACTGCTGACCACGATCCTGGAAGATTACGCGCAACCGCGCTGGGCCACCGCGGCCGAGCGTGAGCGAATTCTCAAGCTCGTGTTTGGCGCCAGTGGATTCAAATAG
- a CDS encoding SDR family oxidoreductase: MDLELRDKVACVVGASSGLGLAVAHLLAAEGARVAIVARRPDPLKAAAERIHQETGAEVLSITADVTLPIACQRAVDATAAHFGGLDILIANAGGPPSGAFTELRDEQWQQAVNLNLMSSVRLARAAIPHLKQRGGGRIIVIASLSAKQPLPNLILSNSIRAGVLGLTKSLANELAPFNILVNAVCPGWTQTERVQYLVDDRARRQNMTAEQAAAAIVSDIPLRRMAQPEEFAAPVVFLASARASFITGIALQIDGGQIRSTF, translated from the coding sequence ATGGATCTTGAACTGCGAGACAAAGTAGCGTGCGTCGTCGGCGCCAGCAGTGGCCTGGGACTGGCGGTGGCCCACTTGCTGGCCGCGGAAGGCGCGCGCGTCGCGATTGTGGCCCGCCGGCCTGACCCGCTCAAGGCCGCGGCCGAACGCATCCACCAGGAAACCGGCGCCGAGGTGCTGTCCATCACCGCGGACGTCACTTTGCCCATTGCCTGCCAGCGCGCGGTGGATGCCACCGCGGCCCATTTCGGCGGCCTGGACATCCTCATCGCCAACGCCGGCGGGCCACCTTCCGGCGCCTTTACCGAACTGCGCGACGAGCAATGGCAGCAGGCGGTCAACCTCAACCTGATGAGCAGCGTGCGCCTGGCCCGCGCCGCCATTCCGCACCTGAAGCAGCGCGGGGGCGGCCGCATCATTGTCATCGCCTCGCTGTCAGCCAAACAGCCGCTGCCCAATCTGATCCTCTCCAACTCCATCCGCGCCGGGGTCCTGGGCCTGACCAAGTCGCTCGCCAACGAATTGGCGCCCTTCAACATTTTAGTCAACGCGGTCTGCCCCGGCTGGACTCAGACCGAGCGCGTGCAATACCTGGTGGACGACCGCGCTCGCCGCCAGAACATGACTGCCGAGCAGGCGGCCGCGGCCATCGTCAGCGACATCCCCCTGCGGCGCATGGCGCAGCCGGAAGAATTCGCCGCCCCAGTGGTCTTCCTGGCCTCCGCACGCGCCAGTTTCATCACCGGCATTGCCCTGCAGATTGACGGCGGGCAAATTCGCAGCACATTCTAA
- a CDS encoding RHS repeat protein, producing MQKETDANGAMTRYTYDAFGRKPACVGPT from the coding sequence TTGCAGAAGGAGACCGATGCCAATGGGGCGATGACGCGCTACACCTATGATGCGTTCGGGCGTAAACCAGCCTGCGTCGGCCCAACGTGA